In Euphorbia lathyris chromosome 10, ddEupLath1.1, whole genome shotgun sequence, a single genomic region encodes these proteins:
- the LOC136208302 gene encoding uncharacterized protein, whose translation MEGAELELERRSRFLSSLIEKKKAKEEQNQYEKLNIRVRASDMPIPLQTRAFRCARDLLDSMPAKLDSKRLALSLKKEFDSTYGPAWHCIVGTSFGSYVTHSIGGFLYFSIDKVYILLFRTAVEPLDQS comes from the exons ATGGAGGGAGCAGAGCTAGAACTGGAGAGGAGGAGCAGGTTCTTGAGCAGTTTGATAGAGAAAAAGAAAGCCAAAGAAGAGCAAAATCAATATGAGAAGCTCAATATTCGTGTTAGAGCTTCTGATATGCCCATTCCTTTGCAAACTCGTGCTTTTAGATGTGCTCGCGATCTCCTTGACTCCATGCCTGCAAAGCTCGACAGCAAACGCCTCGCGCTTTCACTTAAGAAG GAATTTGACTCGACGTACGGTCCAGCATGGCATTGCATAGTGGGAACAAGCTTTGGTTCATATGTAACTCATTCAATAGGAGGCTTCTTGTATTTCTCAATTGACAAGGTTTACATCTTACTCTTTAGGACTGCTGTTGAGCCTTTAGATCAATCTTGA